A single region of the Ascaphus truei isolate aAscTru1 chromosome 6, aAscTru1.hap1, whole genome shotgun sequence genome encodes:
- the LOC142498069 gene encoding indolethylamine N-methyltransferase-like, translating to MDSSLHKHYHDEEFDPRGFIDTYFYNGTNDMFEEVVVYFTTQLFKTLSSGRVRGETLLDFSAGPLAFHLLTACDFFREINVIEFTDANIREFEMWKNKEPGAADWSHAAKIVCELEGKSEEWEGKEDKARRAVKRVVKCDLTKDNPLEPVVLPQMDCLFCIGVLQVVSKDHQAFCNNLKKLASMLKTGGHMLLMGSYNNSCYMIGEHKFFCLSYDEEFIREAVCDAGFIIENLEALPTKKTSNFADYDHVMFMIARKEREV from the exons ATGGATTCCAGTCTCCACAAGCATTACCATGATGAAGAGTTTGATCCCAGAGGGTTTATCGATACATATTTCTATAATGGAACTAATGATATGTTTGAGGAGGTGGTTGTGTATTTTACTACACAATTGTTTAAAACGCTCTCTTCAG GTCGtgtgagaggggaaaccctgCTTGATTTTTCCGCGGGACCACTCGCTTTCCATCTCTTAACCGCCTGTGATTTCTTCAGAGAGATCAATGTGATAGAATTTACTGACGCAAATATCAGGGAATTTGAAATGTGGAAGAACAAGGAGCCCGGAGCTGCTGACTGGTCTCACGCTGCAAAAATAGTTTGTGAGCTGGAAGGGAAGAG CGAGGAGTGGGAAGGAAAGGAAGACAAAGCAAGAagagcagtgaaacgcgttgtcaAATGTGATCTCACCAAAGATAACCCTTTAGAGCCTGTAGTCCTGCCACAGATGGACTGCCTGTTCTGCATTGGTGTCTTACAGGTTGTTAGCAAGGACCACCAGGCTTTCTGTAACAACCTGAAAAAACTAGCGTCAATGCTAAAAACTGGGGGCCACATGTTACTAATGGGGTCATATAATAATTCGTGCTATATGATTGGTGAGCACAAGTTCTTCTGTCTgtcatatgatgaggagtttatAAGAGAGGCTGTTTGTGATGCAGGATTCATCATTGAGAATTTGGAAGCATTACCTACTAAAAAGACCAGCAATTTTGCAGATTATGATCATGTTATGTTTATGATAGCACGCAAGGAGAGGGAGGTTTAG